A genomic window from Tachyglossus aculeatus isolate mTacAcu1 chromosome 9, mTacAcu1.pri, whole genome shotgun sequence includes:
- the GAREM2 gene encoding GRB2-associated and regulator of MAPK protein 2 — protein MEKLVAGLAGLHWSSGAFPLDLIVSRCRLPTLACLGPGEYVDGVREQDILLIHSCRQWTTVTAHSLEEGHYVIGPKIDIPLQYPGKFKLLEQARDVREPVQYFSSVEEVASVFPDRIFVMEAITFSVKVVSGEFSEDSEVYNFTLHAGDELTLMGQAEILCAKAAKERSRFTTMLRKLGRTGVLAGGGGGSSSSLGLGGGGMGVGGAAGSAKPVKGKMPCLICMNHRTNESLSLPFQCRGRFSTRSPLELQMQEGEHTVRAIIERVRLPVNVLVPSRPPRNPYDLHPVREGHCYKLVSIISKTVVLGLALRREGPTPLHFLLLADMPRFTLPQGLLSGDPQVQQLVRDSASYCRERFDPDEYSKAVREAPGDLEEECASPRSRARLCLRGPGPEAWGQALPQLSLCLFPTAGEGEREYTSPDWTGPPELPPPAEIPYEELWTHQVTETVAEGRVRQLPALGQPDLISFGGAGSPLRGSSPRLDFEALPPPVPPKSEAVKEECRLLNAPPVPPRGSRPLGSPPVPPRFPKLQPTHSPSPSLSYYSSGLHDGSGSRSGSCSPSPDSYSLYCYPCTWGDCKVGDSPSRPLTGAPPSTSQPGQAPWTFAEPESDRCTPLLGGETPVKTYHSCPPQFKPAHPQKRFAPFGALNPFAGPTFPSSSSSSSPGPALAPAGPAYSSGPTSSGSEWADPSLEVFDPFEVGRFSPPESEQRYQEPRGAGGGAGPLLPPLRPSKVFEPEGPLLRRGPAPLTPAVPQGAEGPVPRLFLTQGLLEVPPADPPGPQGEAASGRTGRDPSAWQPPADLSALSLEEVSRSLRFIGLSEDVVSFFARERIDGSIFVQLSEDILADDFRLTKLQVKKIMQFIKGWRPKI, from the exons GGGAGTATGTGGATGGGGTGAGAGAACAGGACATCCTGCTCATCCATTCGTGCCGCCAGTGGACAACAGTCACTGCACATAGCCTGGAGGAAGGACACTATGTCATTGGGCCCAAGATTGACATCCCTCTACAGTACCCAG GGAAGTTCAAGCTCTTGGAACAGGCCCGGGATGTGCGGGAGCCGGTGCAATATTTCAGCAGCGTGGAAGAGGTGGCCAGCGTCTTTCCCGACCGCATCTTTGTCATGGAGGCCATCACCTTTAGCGTCAAG GTGGTGTCCGGGGAGTTCAGCGAGGACAGCGAAGTGTACAACTTCACCCTGCACGCGGGAGACGAGCTCACCCTCATGGGCCAGGCGGAGATCCTGTGCGCCAAGGCGGCCAAGGAGCGCTCCCGCTTCACCACCATGCTGCGCAAGCTGGGCCGCACGGGGGTCCTGGcgggtggcggcggcggcagcagcagcagcctggggctGGGCGGTGGCGGCATGGGGGTCGGCGGGGCAGCCGGCAGCGCCAAGCCCGTCAAGGGCAAGATGCCCTGTCTGATCTGCATGAACCACCGCACCAACGAGAGCCTGAGCTTGCCCTTCCAGTGCCGCGGGCGGTTCAGCACGCGGAGCCCGCTGGAGCTGCAGATGCAGGAGGGCGAGCACACGGTGCGGGCCATCATCGAGCGGGTGCGGCTGCCAGTCAACGTGCTGGTGCCCAGCCGGCCCCCCCGCAACCCCTACGACCTGCACCCGGTGCGCGAGGGCCACTGCTACAAGCTGGTCAGCATCATCTCCAAGACCGTGgtcctgggcctggccctgcGCCGGGAGGGGCCCACCCCGCTCCACTTCCTGCTCCTGGCCGACATGCCCCGCTTCACCCTGCCCCAGGGGCTCCTCTCCGGAGACCCTCAGGTGCAGCAGCTGGTGCGGGACAGCGCTTCGTACTGCCGCGAGCGCTTCGACCCCGACGAGTACTCCAAGGCCGTGCGGGAGGCCCCGGGCGACCTGGAGGAGGAGTGTGCCAGCCCTCGCAGCAGGGCCCGGCTCTGCCTGCGGGGCCCCGGGCCGGAGGCGTGGGGCCAGGCCTtgccccagctctccctctgccTGTTTCCCACCGCGGGGGAAGGGGAGCGCGAGTACACGAGCCCGGACTGGACCGGCCCCCCGGAGCTGCCCCCGCCGGCCGAGATCCCCTACGAAGAGCTGTGGACCCACCAGGTGACCGAGACCGTGGCCGAGGGCCGAGTCAGGCAACTCCCCGCGCTGGGCCAGCCTGACCTCATCTCCTTTGGGGGGGCCGGCTCCCCGCTGCGGGGGAGCTCCCCTCGCCTGGACTTTGAGGCCCTACCACCCCCAGTCCCCCCCAAGTCAGAGGCG GTGAAGGAGGAATGCCGTCTGCTCAACGCCCCACCTGTGCCCCCTCGGGGCAGCCGACCCTTGGGGAGCCCCCCGGTCCCCCCTCGCTTTCCCAAGCTGCAGCccacccactcccccagccccagcctctccTACTACTCCTCAGGCCTCCATGATGG GTCGGGCTCCAGGAGCGGCAGCTGTTCCCCATCCCCAGACTCCTACTCCCTGTACTGCTACCCCTGCACTTGGGGGGACTGCAAGGTCGGGGACTCCCCCAGCCGCCCACTGACCGGGGCCCCGCCCTCCACCAGCCAGCCCGGCCAGGCACCCTGGACCTTCGCCGAGCCGGAGAGTGACCGCTGCACTCCGCTGCTGGGAGGCGAGACCCCAGTCAAGACGTACCACAGCTGCCCGCCTCAGTTCAAGCCTGCCCACCCCCAGAAACGCTTTGCCCCTTTTGGGGCCCTCAATCCTTTCGCCGGTcctaccttcccctcctcctcctcctcttcttccccgggTCCGGCCCTGGCCCCGGCTGGCCCCGCCTACTCCTCCGGTCCCACCTCATCAGGCTCCGAGTGGGCAGACCCATCCTTGGAGGTCTTCGACCCCTTTGAGGTGGGGCGGTTTAGCCCCCCGGAGTCCGAGCAGAGGTACCAGGAGCCGAGAGGTGCCGGCGGGGGGGCCGGGCCTCTCCTTCCACCGCTCCGACCCTCCAAGGTCTTCGAGCCGGAGGGCCCGCTGCTGCGTCGGGGCCCGGCCCCTTTGACCCCCGCTGTCCCGCAGGGAGCGGAGGGGCCCGTACCTCGGCTCTTCCTCACCCAGGGGCTTCTGGAGGTGCCGCCCGCCGACCCCCCAGGACCCCAAGGGGAGGCGGCGTCAGGCCGGACCGGCAGAGACCCCTCCGCGTGGCAGCCTCCGGCCGACCTGTCGGCGTTAtccttggaggaggtgtcccGCAGCCTGCGCTTCATCGGCCTCTCGGAGGACGTGGTCAGCTTCTTCGCCCGTGAGCGCATCGACGGCAGCATCTTCGTGCAGCTCAGTGAGGACATCCTGGCCGATGACTTCCGCCTCACCAAGCTGCAGGTCAAGAAGATCATGCAATTCATCAAGGGCTGGCGACCCAAGATCTGA